One Endozoicomonas gorgoniicola DNA window includes the following coding sequences:
- a CDS encoding protein kinase domain-containing protein yields MSRNVFSKKTSCNLIEVENLIDILRSGTLIKDDKSTRITYVHKPSFNQPVIVKQFKFKGWFHCFLRSISISRAANYSKSSKLISKLGIITPKVIAANEKRIGILSTESYVITEFYTGQNAKILIEHPEYFSKEKIEDFTDKVINILATLFKNSITHGDTKVPNFMIKDQDVCIIDLDVVHIHKSSKKLKKYIRKDIERFERDWESHPYKETVLSKTKILRESFLDK; encoded by the coding sequence ATGTCCAGAAATGTATTCTCAAAAAAGACTTCATGCAATCTTATCGAAGTAGAAAATCTAATAGACATCCTAAGATCAGGAACTTTAATAAAAGATGACAAATCAACAAGAATAACCTATGTACACAAACCAAGTTTCAATCAACCCGTTATTGTCAAACAATTCAAGTTCAAAGGCTGGTTCCATTGCTTTTTACGAAGCATAAGCATTTCGAGAGCTGCAAATTACTCCAAGAGTTCTAAATTAATTTCTAAATTAGGCATAATTACACCAAAGGTCATTGCAGCAAACGAAAAAAGAATTGGAATTCTTTCTACTGAAAGCTATGTCATCACAGAGTTTTACACGGGTCAAAATGCTAAAATTCTCATAGAGCATCCTGAATACTTTTCAAAAGAAAAAATTGAAGACTTTACAGATAAGGTAATAAATATACTTGCCACTTTATTTAAAAATAGTATTACTCATGGAGACACCAAAGTTCCAAATTTTATGATAAAAGATCAAGATGTTTGCATTATCGATTTAGATGTCGTTCATATCCATAAGTCTTCAAAAAAATTAAAAAAGTACATACGAAAAGACATAGAACGATTTGAAAGGGATTGGGAAAGTCACCCTTATAAAGAGACAGTGTTGAGCAAAACGAAAATATTGAGAGAATCATTTTTAGACAAGTAA
- a CDS encoding lipopolysaccharide kinase InaA family protein codes for MFNSSTWTITPEYQTGNTLKAFSSIDHVFNLRGKQINDDKLSSVHRVEIDGVGYYVKKYIKAGKGVRRYLGRSRIRAEWENMLFFHELGIPAAKVVAYGEEKKFGVMTRGVLITEEVKNSKDLKTMVDEGSSKLSDRVWMRQVINQVATITRTLHDKKFIHTDFKWRNILVTQTEQPKVFLIDCPSGAIAKSFIFKRGRIKDLACLDKVGEISLSSTDRLRFFLRYSNSKSLSKKNKKLINSITNFFDKTKK; via the coding sequence ATGTTTAATTCGTCCACATGGACCATTACCCCAGAATACCAGACTGGCAATACACTCAAAGCATTTTCATCCATTGACCATGTATTTAATTTGCGTGGAAAACAAATAAATGATGACAAACTTAGCAGTGTTCACCGCGTAGAAATAGATGGCGTTGGGTACTACGTTAAGAAATACATTAAAGCTGGTAAAGGAGTAAGGCGCTACTTAGGAAGAAGTCGCATTAGAGCCGAATGGGAAAATATGCTATTTTTTCATGAACTGGGAATACCTGCTGCAAAGGTTGTAGCTTATGGAGAAGAAAAAAAGTTTGGGGTGATGACTAGAGGTGTGTTAATTACAGAAGAAGTAAAAAACTCAAAAGACCTCAAAACAATGGTTGATGAAGGTTCTTCAAAGCTTTCAGACAGGGTATGGATGAGACAAGTCATAAACCAGGTGGCAACTATTACAAGAACACTACACGACAAGAAATTTATTCATACTGATTTCAAATGGCGTAATATTCTGGTAACACAAACAGAGCAGCCGAAAGTTTTTTTAATTGATTGTCCGTCTGGTGCTATTGCAAAATCATTCATCTTTAAAAGAGGTCGTATAAAAGATCTCGCATGTCTAGACAAAGTCGGAGAAATTAGTCTTAGTTCAACAGATCGCTTAAGATTTTTTCTCCGCTACTCTAATTCTAAATCACTGAGCAAAAAAAATAAAAAACTAATCAACTCGATTACAAACTTCTTTGATAAGACAAAGAAATGA
- the rfaP gene encoding lipopolysaccharide core heptose(I) kinase RfaP — protein sequence MLYLRDDFKEAWQGKDPFQLLMSMNGEIFRELEARRTFRFEHNGKGYFAKIHKGIGWLEIAENIIRLRKPVLGAQNEWTALSSLKSAGIDTMTMVAYGKKGCNPARQESFLVTEELKDMYTLEDFCDTWKEKPPSYVLKAAIIKKLAEISRQLHDIGINHRDYYLCHFMLSKEKKPEPDNLRFYLIDLHRAQVRKKVPERWRLKDISGLYYSAMGYNLTQRDIYRFIKTYTGLPLREALKQHDWMWKKIEEKAIKLNDRMKRKAGHPNY from the coding sequence ATGCTTTATTTAAGAGATGACTTCAAAGAAGCCTGGCAGGGAAAAGACCCATTTCAACTCCTTATGAGTATGAATGGAGAAATATTTCGTGAACTGGAAGCCAGACGCACTTTTCGATTCGAGCATAATGGCAAAGGCTACTTCGCCAAAATACACAAAGGCATTGGCTGGTTAGAAATTGCAGAAAACATCATTCGGCTTAGAAAGCCTGTGCTAGGAGCTCAAAATGAATGGACAGCCTTAAGCTCCCTCAAGTCCGCTGGCATTGACACCATGACAATGGTCGCTTACGGAAAAAAAGGGTGCAATCCAGCCAGACAGGAGTCGTTTTTGGTAACAGAAGAACTGAAGGATATGTATACTCTTGAAGACTTCTGTGACACATGGAAAGAAAAGCCTCCTTCATATGTTTTAAAAGCGGCCATCATCAAAAAGCTTGCGGAAATAAGTCGGCAACTTCATGACATCGGAATTAATCATAGAGATTACTATCTTTGTCACTTCATGCTATCTAAAGAAAAAAAACCTGAACCCGATAATCTCCGCTTCTATTTAATCGACCTTCACCGAGCCCAGGTAAGGAAAAAAGTTCCTGAGCGATGGCGACTTAAAGATATCTCAGGTCTGTATTATTCAGCTATGGGCTACAACCTAACACAGCGAGATATTTATCGTTTCATTAAGACTTATACTGGCTTGCCACTCAGAGAAGCCTTAAAGCAACATGATTGGATGTGGAAAAAAATAGAAGAAAAAGCTATCAAACTGAATGATCGTATGAAGCGTAAAGCTGGGCATCCAAATTATTGA
- a CDS encoding glycosyltransferase family 4 protein, with protein sequence MILAFALFKYFPFGGLQRDFLRIALECQKRGCEVRVYTTSWQGDCPACFKVKILPVRGSSNHKRMLDFQEQIQKDLADDPADLLTGFNKMAGLDIYYAADTCFKEKALNSRGWWYQLTSRFKQYSDFENDVFSSDSKTLSLLISPLQKPVFQKYYQTPDERIILLPPGISKDRCRPENHGEIRRAFRQEFGLKHDEKLILMVGSGFKTKGLDRAIKALASLPEPLKSQTQFFVVGQDKQKPFISLAKQLNSEQQIKFLSGRDDIPRFLLGADLLIHPAYNENTGTVLLEALVSGLPVLTTDVCGYAHYIKDADSGYVVHSPFSQERLNDLTSQMLSSNKKATWQENAIRYSRSKDLYSMPQKAAEIIMQQALRKA encoded by the coding sequence ATGATTCTGGCATTTGCGCTGTTTAAATATTTTCCGTTTGGTGGCCTGCAAAGGGACTTCCTGCGGATTGCGCTTGAATGTCAGAAGCGTGGGTGTGAAGTTCGGGTTTATACGACCAGCTGGCAAGGTGATTGTCCAGCATGCTTTAAGGTAAAGATCTTACCTGTGCGAGGCAGCAGCAACCATAAAAGGATGCTGGATTTCCAGGAACAAATACAGAAAGACTTAGCAGACGATCCCGCAGATTTGCTAACAGGCTTTAACAAGATGGCAGGTCTGGATATTTATTATGCAGCAGATACCTGCTTTAAAGAAAAAGCTCTGAATAGTCGTGGTTGGTGGTATCAGTTAACATCCCGCTTCAAACAGTATTCAGATTTTGAGAATGATGTTTTTTCTTCAGACAGCAAGACATTGTCACTGCTGATTTCACCATTGCAAAAACCTGTATTTCAAAAATATTACCAAACACCAGATGAGCGAATCATACTGCTTCCACCAGGTATATCGAAAGACCGATGTCGCCCTGAAAATCATGGTGAGATTCGTCGTGCATTCCGTCAGGAGTTCGGATTAAAACATGATGAAAAGCTTATTCTGATGGTTGGTTCAGGTTTCAAAACTAAAGGGCTGGATCGAGCTATAAAAGCTTTGGCTTCTTTACCGGAGCCATTAAAATCTCAAACACAGTTTTTTGTTGTTGGGCAGGATAAGCAAAAACCTTTTATAAGCCTGGCGAAGCAATTAAACAGTGAACAGCAGATAAAATTTTTATCTGGTCGTGATGATATACCGCGTTTCTTATTAGGTGCTGATTTGCTGATTCACCCAGCATACAATGAAAACACAGGCACAGTGTTACTCGAAGCTTTAGTGTCTGGATTACCTGTACTAACGACCGATGTGTGTGGATATGCCCACTATATTAAAGATGCAGATTCTGGCTATGTCGTACACTCACCATTTTCGCAGGAGCGACTTAACGACCTGACTTCCCAGATGTTGTCGTCAAACAAAAAGGCAACATGGCAGGAAAATGCTATTAGATACAGTCGCTCAAAAGACCTTTATAGCATGCCGCAAAAAGCAGCTGAAATAATCATGCAGCAAGCACTAAGGAAGGCATAG
- the waaC gene encoding lipopolysaccharide heptosyltransferase I, protein MKVLIIKTSSMGDVIHTLPALTDAANAIPGIRFDWVVEEGFAEIPSWHPAVDKVIPVAIRRWRKSLLETLQSGEWKRFKALLKSRHYDAVIDAQGLIKSAFLTRIAKGPAFGLDKHSAREPLASAFYKHPQAVAWNQHAVERVRQLFAQSLGYPLPDTTGHFHLDKSHFTCEAVTKKPYVVFIHGTTWPTKHWPEKYWCELAHRVNGAGYGVVLPWGNEKEKERADIIANSSKSAIVLPGMNICGVAGVIARAAAVAAVDTGLGHLTAALEVPAVSLYGPTSPEEVGAYGKSQVHLTLNDCPEMDKTSVANQNIEPEMFIPMTPDFVWSSLQPLINETPNRENQ, encoded by the coding sequence GTGAAGGTTCTTATTATTAAAACCTCCTCAATGGGAGATGTCATCCACACCCTGCCAGCCCTGACGGATGCAGCCAATGCGATTCCGGGCATCCGGTTTGACTGGGTGGTAGAAGAAGGCTTTGCAGAAATTCCCAGCTGGCACCCTGCCGTGGATAAAGTGATTCCAGTAGCTATCAGGCGCTGGCGAAAGTCACTACTGGAAACGCTGCAGTCCGGAGAATGGAAACGTTTCAAGGCTTTGCTTAAGTCCCGCCATTATGATGCGGTTATTGATGCTCAGGGGCTGATAAAAAGTGCCTTTCTCACACGTATTGCCAAAGGTCCGGCATTTGGCCTGGATAAACATTCAGCCCGGGAGCCGCTGGCATCTGCATTTTATAAACATCCCCAGGCTGTTGCATGGAACCAGCATGCCGTTGAGCGGGTAAGGCAGCTGTTTGCCCAGTCTCTTGGTTACCCATTGCCAGACACAACCGGACACTTTCATCTGGACAAAAGCCACTTTACTTGTGAAGCGGTGACCAAAAAGCCTTACGTTGTATTTATTCATGGAACCACCTGGCCCACCAAGCACTGGCCGGAAAAATACTGGTGCGAACTGGCTCATCGGGTTAATGGTGCTGGCTATGGTGTGGTACTGCCATGGGGTAACGAAAAAGAAAAAGAGCGCGCAGACATTATTGCCAACAGTTCAAAATCAGCAATTGTTTTGCCCGGAATGAATATTTGTGGCGTGGCTGGCGTTATTGCCAGAGCGGCAGCCGTAGCAGCGGTAGATACCGGGTTGGGGCATTTAACCGCCGCTTTAGAGGTGCCAGCAGTGTCGCTTTATGGTCCAACCAGCCCTGAAGAGGTTGGTGCTTACGGAAAGTCTCAAGTCCACCTAACCCTGAACGATTGTCCAGAAATGGATAAAACGTCAGTCGCTAACCAGAATATTGAGCCAGAGATGTTCATCCCAATGACACCGGATTTTGTCTGGTCATCTTTACAACCATTGATTAATGAAACACCGAACCGGGAGAACCAATGA
- the waaF gene encoding lipopolysaccharide heptosyltransferase II, whose product MKYLIVGPSWVGDMVMAQTLFIALKRQYPNAIIDVLAPGWSSPILERMPEVRQAIDMPVGHGSLSLNLRRKIARSLKAESYDHAILLPNSLKSALIPFLAGIPVRTGWRGEMRYGLLNDLRTLDKKQYPLMIERFVALAYPANQVLPASLPIPALEVNKANLDSALGRYRLNSGAPVLALCPGAEFGPSKQWPAGYYGEVALIMARRGWQVWLFGSAKDRQVTSEIVSYLPKTLQDHCCNLAGETTLADAVDLLSQADAVVSNDSGLMHIAAALSRPLVAVYGSTTAAHTPPMNQNSKTLWLGLECSPCFKRECPLGHMDCMRKLGPEMVLKALNDLTGEELLEIRE is encoded by the coding sequence GTGAAGTACCTGATTGTTGGCCCCTCATGGGTAGGGGACATGGTGATGGCACAAACGCTGTTTATCGCCCTGAAACGACAGTACCCAAATGCCATCATCGATGTGCTGGCACCTGGCTGGAGCAGCCCTATACTGGAACGCATGCCTGAGGTCAGGCAAGCGATTGATATGCCTGTTGGGCATGGCAGCCTGAGCCTGAACCTGCGTAGAAAGATTGCCCGTTCACTGAAAGCAGAAAGTTACGATCATGCAATACTGCTGCCAAATTCTCTGAAATCAGCCCTTATCCCCTTTCTGGCAGGCATTCCTGTTCGAACGGGCTGGCGTGGCGAGATGCGCTATGGACTTCTGAATGACCTGAGAACACTGGACAAGAAGCAGTACCCGCTGATGATTGAGCGCTTTGTGGCACTGGCCTACCCTGCTAATCAGGTACTTCCAGCCTCTCTGCCTATTCCCGCGCTTGAGGTGAATAAAGCCAATCTGGACAGTGCGCTGGGACGCTACCGTCTGAACAGCGGAGCCCCGGTTCTGGCACTTTGCCCGGGCGCTGAGTTTGGTCCCTCCAAACAGTGGCCCGCCGGGTATTATGGTGAAGTTGCACTGATTATGGCTCGGCGTGGCTGGCAGGTGTGGCTGTTTGGTTCCGCCAAAGACCGTCAGGTGACGTCTGAAATCGTCAGCTATCTCCCCAAAACATTACAGGATCATTGCTGCAATCTGGCAGGAGAAACGACTCTGGCCGATGCGGTTGACCTGTTGTCACAGGCTGATGCGGTTGTCAGCAATGATTCCGGGCTGATGCACATTGCAGCTGCGCTGTCGCGCCCACTGGTTGCCGTTTATGGCTCAACCACTGCAGCCCACACTCCCCCCATGAATCAAAACAGCAAAACCCTCTGGCTGGGACTGGAATGCAGCCCCTGTTTCAAGCGCGAATGCCCGCTGGGCCACATGGACTGTATGAGAAAGCTTGGTCCCGAAATGGTTCTTAAAGCCCTGAACGACCTGACGGGCGAAGAGCTGCTGGAGATTCGTGAGTGA
- a CDS encoding branched-chain amino acid transaminase, with translation MSFADKDGVIWFDGELVPWREAKTHVLTHTLHYGMGVFEGVRAYSTDRGPAIFRLKEHTDRLFRSAHILGMNIQYSKEELLEAQKQVVRDNGLDSAYLRPMSFLGSEGMGLRAEGLKVHTIVAAWDWPSYMSPDALERGIRIRTSSYTRHHVNITMCKAKANGNYMNSMLALREALDSGCEEALLLDNEGYVAEGSGENIFIVKNDGILYTPELTSCLEGITRDTIIRFAQHLGLEVREKRITRDEVYVAEEAFFTGTAAEVLPIREHDGRVIGSGRRGPVTEKLQTMYFDQVTGKSELFPEWLDYTARLC, from the coding sequence ATGTCCTTCGCCGACAAAGATGGCGTTATCTGGTTTGACGGAGAACTGGTTCCCTGGCGCGAAGCTAAAACCCACGTTCTTACACACACTTTGCACTATGGCATGGGCGTTTTTGAAGGCGTGCGCGCTTATAGTACCGACAGGGGTCCGGCTATTTTTCGCCTGAAAGAACACACCGACCGTCTGTTCCGCAGCGCTCATATTCTGGGCATGAACATTCAGTACAGCAAGGAAGAGCTACTCGAAGCCCAGAAGCAGGTGGTGCGTGATAACGGTCTTGATTCCGCTTACCTGCGGCCCATGAGTTTTCTCGGTTCAGAGGGCATGGGCTTGAGGGCTGAAGGGCTGAAAGTGCATACGATTGTTGCCGCCTGGGACTGGCCTTCCTACATGTCACCGGATGCACTGGAACGGGGCATCCGGATTCGTACTTCATCGTACACCCGTCATCATGTCAACATTACTATGTGCAAAGCCAAGGCTAACGGTAACTATATGAACTCCATGCTGGCACTGCGCGAAGCCTTGGACAGCGGTTGTGAAGAGGCATTGCTGCTGGATAATGAAGGCTATGTTGCAGAAGGCAGTGGAGAAAATATCTTCATTGTTAAAAACGATGGCATTTTGTACACACCTGAACTAACGTCTTGCCTGGAAGGCATTACTCGGGATACGATCATCCGGTTTGCTCAACATCTGGGTCTGGAAGTTCGTGAAAAGCGCATTACCCGCGATGAAGTTTATGTGGCCGAAGAAGCCTTTTTTACCGGTACTGCTGCAGAAGTTCTGCCGATTCGAGAGCATGATGGCCGGGTAATCGGCAGTGGCAGGCGCGGCCCGGTCACCGAAAAACTGCAAACAATGTATTTTGACCAGGTGACAGGCAAAAGCGAGTTATTCCCTGAATGGCTTGACTACACGGCCAGGCTCTGTTGA
- the glnE gene encoding bifunctional [glutamate--ammonia ligase]-adenylyl-L-tyrosine phosphorylase/[glutamate--ammonia-ligase] adenylyltransferase has product MPFPIEISPAVAPVVNRYWQAFCTNCEQLAPQFSSATLSAPLNHSFLQQLANTWAGSDFAAEQCIRHPELVLQWLDNPELLLHFDPELHHVQLSERVQAIHSETELMNVLRVYRNREMVRIIWRDLNRIATLQQTTADLSAMADACVDQALHWLYQDCCKGFGTPMGCDPGQEPEPQHMVILGMGKHGAHELNLSSDIDLIFTYPHKGETVGGRRSFDNQEFFTRLGQRLIKVIDSKTADGFVFRVDMRLRPYGSSGALAMSFSAMEQYYQDQGRDWERYAMIKARPVAGDVSAGEQLLQTLKPFTFRRYIDFGAITALRDMKKLIQREVKRKGMETNIKLGHGGIREIEFIAQSFQLIHGGRDRSLQRKALLDVLDVLKESGYMPEQATEELREAYIYLRNLEHAIQALKDQQTQNLPDFDEPRNRVAYSMGHPDWQTLTTTLDRHKDRVVHHFDHVVADPDEQDDDQPTPSESWKMLWDRELSEDDEIKLLTEKGFTDVNTSHNRLRALRDGKAITRVRRQSRERLDAFIPVLMEQVITTEAPDVCLIRLIPLVESVLRRTAYLVLLMENPGALDHLCRLCTASPWIAEQINRHPALLDEFLNVGTLYNPPKRAELADDLRQQLAHIPEDDLESQMEVLRHFKMAHVLRVAAAQNAGTLPLMKESDYLTWIAEVVLEQVVDIAWRNLIERHGRPVDQEGNPCNPGFIVIGYGKLGGIELGPGSDLDLVFVHDGAANRETDGDRPLDSGTFFTRLGQRIIHILTTHTASGSLYEADMRLRPSGSSGLLVSSIAAFEKYQMNDAWTWEHQALVRARAVAGDKQLTARFETLRKQILCQTRDKTTLQKDVVDMRIKMRDHLSSKKKDDDGNPLFHLKHDKGGIVDIEFLMQYAVLAYASHHPDITRYTDNIRISESLEHSNILSHEQGKQLREAYKFLRKASHSRAFLNERSFVSPALVEPFRSQVCCLWQHLME; this is encoded by the coding sequence ATGCCCTTCCCGATTGAGATTTCACCAGCCGTTGCCCCAGTGGTTAACAGGTACTGGCAGGCATTTTGTACAAACTGTGAACAACTCGCACCTCAATTTTCTTCTGCCACTCTGAGCGCCCCATTGAACCATTCCTTCCTGCAACAACTGGCAAACACCTGGGCAGGCAGTGACTTTGCGGCAGAGCAGTGCATTCGTCACCCGGAGCTGGTGCTTCAATGGCTGGACAATCCCGAACTGCTGCTGCATTTTGATCCGGAGTTGCATCATGTCCAGCTGTCGGAGCGGGTTCAGGCCATCCACTCTGAAACCGAACTGATGAACGTTCTGCGTGTGTATCGTAACCGGGAAATGGTACGCATCATCTGGCGGGACCTGAATCGAATTGCCACTCTGCAACAAACAACAGCTGACCTGTCTGCCATGGCTGACGCTTGTGTGGATCAGGCCCTGCACTGGCTTTACCAGGATTGCTGCAAAGGGTTTGGTACACCAATGGGCTGCGACCCCGGTCAGGAGCCAGAACCACAGCATATGGTGATTCTGGGAATGGGCAAGCATGGCGCCCATGAGCTAAACCTCTCGTCTGATATCGACCTGATTTTCACTTACCCGCACAAAGGCGAAACGGTGGGCGGGCGCAGGTCGTTTGATAATCAGGAATTTTTTACCCGTCTGGGACAGCGACTGATTAAAGTGATCGACAGCAAAACCGCTGATGGTTTTGTGTTCCGGGTCGATATGCGACTGCGGCCTTATGGTTCCAGTGGTGCGCTGGCAATGAGTTTCTCTGCGATGGAACAGTACTATCAGGATCAGGGACGGGACTGGGAGCGTTACGCCATGATCAAGGCTCGCCCGGTGGCTGGTGATGTGTCAGCAGGGGAACAGTTATTGCAAACCCTGAAGCCCTTCACCTTCAGGCGTTACATCGACTTTGGTGCCATCACCGCCCTGCGGGACATGAAAAAACTAATCCAGAGAGAAGTGAAGCGTAAGGGCATGGAAACCAATATCAAGTTGGGGCATGGCGGCATTCGGGAGATTGAGTTTATTGCCCAGTCGTTTCAGCTGATTCATGGTGGCCGGGATCGCAGCCTGCAGCGCAAAGCCCTGCTGGATGTTCTGGACGTGCTGAAAGAGTCCGGCTACATGCCAGAGCAGGCTACAGAGGAGCTTCGCGAGGCTTACATTTATTTGCGCAACCTTGAGCATGCCATTCAGGCACTCAAGGATCAGCAGACCCAGAACCTGCCCGACTTTGACGAACCCCGGAACCGTGTCGCCTACAGCATGGGTCACCCGGACTGGCAGACTCTGACGACAACCCTGGATAGGCATAAAGACCGTGTTGTACATCACTTTGACCATGTTGTTGCCGACCCTGATGAACAGGATGATGATCAGCCGACGCCTTCCGAAAGCTGGAAAATGCTCTGGGACAGGGAGCTGTCAGAAGACGATGAAATTAAACTGCTGACAGAAAAAGGCTTTACCGATGTCAACACATCGCACAACCGTCTGCGCGCCCTGCGTGACGGTAAAGCCATCACCCGGGTCAGAAGGCAGAGCCGTGAACGTCTTGATGCCTTTATTCCGGTTCTTATGGAACAGGTCATCACCACGGAAGCGCCTGACGTCTGCCTGATCCGGCTGATCCCGCTGGTAGAGAGTGTATTGCGTCGAACCGCCTATCTGGTGTTGCTGATGGAAAACCCGGGCGCTCTGGACCATCTTTGCCGACTGTGTACCGCCAGCCCGTGGATTGCCGAACAGATTAACCGTCACCCGGCACTGCTGGACGAGTTTCTTAATGTTGGCACCCTCTACAACCCACCCAAACGGGCAGAGCTTGCAGACGATCTGCGACAGCAACTGGCACACATTCCGGAAGACGATCTTGAATCTCAGATGGAAGTGTTGCGCCATTTCAAAATGGCACATGTACTCAGGGTCGCAGCCGCGCAGAATGCTGGCACTCTTCCACTGATGAAAGAGAGCGATTATCTCACCTGGATTGCCGAGGTTGTGTTGGAGCAAGTAGTCGACATTGCCTGGCGCAACCTGATAGAACGCCATGGTCGCCCGGTCGACCAGGAAGGCAACCCCTGTAATCCCGGCTTCATCGTCATTGGCTATGGCAAGCTGGGTGGTATTGAACTGGGTCCTGGCTCTGACCTGGATCTTGTATTTGTTCATGATGGTGCCGCTAACCGGGAAACAGACGGCGACCGCCCTCTGGACAGCGGCACATTCTTTACCCGCCTGGGACAACGTATTATTCATATACTAACGACCCATACCGCTTCCGGCTCGCTGTATGAGGCTGATATGCGACTGCGCCCGTCTGGATCTTCAGGCCTTCTTGTCAGCTCCATAGCTGCCTTTGAAAAATACCAGATGAATGATGCCTGGACCTGGGAACATCAGGCACTGGTCAGGGCCCGGGCAGTGGCAGGTGATAAACAGCTGACTGCCCGTTTTGAAACGTTACGCAAACAGATTCTCTGCCAGACCAGGGACAAAACAACGCTGCAAAAAGATGTAGTGGATATGCGCATCAAGATGCGTGACCACCTGAGCTCTAAAAAGAAGGATGACGACGGTAACCCCCTTTTCCATCTGAAACACGACAAAGGAGGTATTGTTGATATTGAGTTCCTGATGCAATACGCCGTGCTGGCGTATGCCAGTCACCATCCGGACATTACCCGCTATACCGATAACATTCGTATTTCAGAATCACTGGAACATAGCAATATCCTCAGCCACGAGCAGGGCAAACAGCTTCGGGAGGCTTACAAATTTCTGCGAAAAGCCAGCCATTCAAGAGCTTTTTTGAACGAACGTTCGTTTGTTAGCCCTGCCCTTGTTGAACCTTTCCGGTCACAGGTCTGTTGTCTCTGGCAACATTTGATGGAATAG
- the msrB gene encoding peptide-methionine (R)-S-oxide reductase MsrB, giving the protein MKMKLSLILPIVATLLVGTSFPGRVDSKANTSAYGDKTEVATLAGGCFWCTESDLEKLPGVIDVVSGYSGGVLENPTYEQVSSGKTQYLEAIQVTFAPEQVTYEQVLDQFFRHIDPTDDKGSFVDRGPQYRSAVFYHNQMQQQVASKFMMEIEDLGVFKKPLKTELRPFKTFWKAEDYHQDYYKRNPIRYNYYRYASGRDGYLDKIFGDDRKENPVTLRQMIDAKKVLTQGKTYTKPSDEELKSKLTELQYYVTQEDGTEPAFNNAYWDNKAEGIYVDIVSGEPLFSSTDKYRSGTGWPSFGKPINNAFVVTETDYRLIYPRTEVRSRFADSHLGHVFKDGPAPTGLRYCMNSAAMKFIAKKDLKAEGYEEYLYLFED; this is encoded by the coding sequence ATGAAAATGAAGTTATCTCTAATTCTCCCAATAGTTGCCACATTACTGGTGGGGACATCATTCCCTGGTCGAGTCGACAGTAAAGCAAATACTTCTGCTTACGGTGACAAAACAGAAGTCGCTACTCTCGCTGGTGGCTGTTTTTGGTGTACGGAGTCAGATTTGGAAAAACTACCTGGTGTGATTGATGTCGTATCAGGCTACTCGGGGGGCGTTCTTGAAAACCCTACTTATGAACAAGTCTCTTCCGGCAAAACTCAATATCTCGAGGCTATTCAAGTGACCTTTGCCCCTGAGCAAGTGACTTACGAACAGGTGCTTGATCAGTTCTTTCGCCATATCGACCCTACCGATGACAAAGGCTCATTTGTAGATAGAGGACCGCAATATCGCTCTGCTGTTTTCTATCATAATCAGATGCAGCAGCAAGTCGCGAGTAAGTTTATGATGGAAATCGAAGATCTCGGTGTGTTTAAGAAGCCGCTAAAAACCGAACTGCGACCATTTAAGACTTTTTGGAAAGCGGAAGATTACCATCAAGATTACTACAAGCGTAATCCCATTCGTTATAACTACTATCGGTATGCCTCTGGACGAGACGGTTACTTAGATAAAATATTCGGTGACGACAGGAAAGAAAACCCGGTAACACTTCGTCAAATGATTGATGCAAAAAAGGTACTGACTCAAGGTAAAACTTACACCAAACCAAGTGATGAAGAACTCAAAAGCAAACTAACTGAACTTCAGTACTATGTTACTCAGGAAGATGGAACAGAGCCTGCATTTAATAACGCGTACTGGGATAACAAAGCTGAAGGCATCTACGTTGATATTGTCTCTGGTGAGCCATTGTTTTCATCAACGGACAAGTATCGGTCCGGAACAGGTTGGCCTAGCTTTGGTAAGCCTATCAATAATGCATTTGTCGTGACAGAAACAGACTACAGGTTAATATACCCTCGAACCGAGGTTAGAAGCCGCTTTGCTGACTCGCATCTGGGACATGTTTTTAAAGATGGTCCTGCTCCCACAGGCTTACGTTACTGCATGAACTCGGCAGCCATGAAATTCATTGCTAAAAAAGACCTCAAAGCTGAAGGATATGAGGAGTATCTCTACTTATTTGAAGATTAA